One Nostoc sp. UHCC 0302 DNA window includes the following coding sequences:
- a CDS encoding condensation domain-containing protein, which translates to MKNINRPLGAMEKIFWLLDQVSQVHFVIAAEILGTKTISEWREALNALQHRHPFLSVYIKNNGFGHLSFQHEHGTEIPLRIVEENVNYRWEKELQKELSMPFDSTQAPLVRAVLVQQGQKSIFIFASHHSIGDGMSGLIIINDLLKSLSGQQLLPLETPDSSDNLLGISNHSYERVNGASSLSDTLGDQPVFIRREEAMPFVERSQLSSEFTLRLSNRCKAEGTTVHGALCAAFVMAAREIERNWKNIPIRLVSPASTRKALGANDNIAQYIVSKTIIYPEKTESAFWDMARFSKRELEGISSLESIKTNIEASQQVFNAKDVMEISNLLQKGVAREIMLTNLGRLSYETDFGTLKLEGIWGPLALSGYKGDQTIGVTTTNGSMRLVHVSRIPLKSLLRVAEKILIAACT; encoded by the coding sequence AGAATATTAACAGACCTCTTGGGGCAATGGAGAAAATATTTTGGTTGCTCGACCAAGTGAGCCAGGTACATTTCGTTATCGCAGCAGAAATTCTTGGGACAAAAACAATTAGTGAATGGAGAGAGGCTCTCAATGCATTACAACATCGGCATCCATTTTTATCAGTTTATATTAAAAACAATGGGTTTGGCCATCTATCCTTTCAACATGAACATGGAACAGAGATCCCTTTGCGTATAGTAGAGGAAAACGTAAATTATCGTTGGGAGAAAGAACTGCAAAAAGAACTATCAATGCCATTTGATTCAACACAAGCACCATTAGTGCGTGCAGTTTTAGTCCAGCAAGGGCAAAAGAGTATATTTATTTTTGCATCCCACCATTCTATAGGTGATGGAATGTCAGGTTTAATCATCATCAATGATTTATTAAAATCACTTAGCGGGCAGCAACTTTTGCCATTGGAAACACCTGATTCATCGGATAATTTGCTTGGTATTAGCAATCATTCTTATGAGAGGGTAAATGGTGCAAGCTCTTTATCAGATACCTTAGGAGATCAGCCTGTTTTTATCCGAAGAGAGGAGGCGATGCCTTTTGTTGAGCGATCGCAGTTATCTTCTGAGTTTACTTTGCGGCTTTCTAATCGTTGCAAAGCGGAAGGTACTACTGTTCATGGAGCGCTATGTGCGGCTTTTGTAATGGCGGCAAGAGAAATAGAAAGGAATTGGAAGAATATACCAATCCGATTAGTATCACCGGCTTCTACCAGAAAAGCACTGGGTGCTAATGATAATATTGCTCAATATATTGTTTCAAAAACAATTATTTATCCTGAAAAAACTGAATCAGCTTTTTGGGATATGGCCCGATTTAGCAAAAGAGAATTAGAAGGCATATCATCTCTGGAAAGCATTAAAACTAATATTGAAGCAAGCCAGCAGGTCTTTAACGCAAAGGATGTAATGGAAATTTCCAATCTGTTACAAAAAGGCGTTGCCAGGGAAATAATGTTAACAAATCTTGGTCGCTTATCTTATGAAACTGATTTTGGAACTTTAAAACTGGAAGGTATTTGGGGGCCCTTAGCTTTATCGGGTTACAAGGGCGATCAAACAATTGGGGTTACAACAACTAACGGGTCAATGCGCCTCGTGCATGTTAGTCGTATTCCGTTAAAATCTCTGCTGAGGGTTGCAGAAAAAATATTGATAGCGGCTTGTACATAA